In Crassostrea angulata isolate pt1a10 chromosome 4, ASM2561291v2, whole genome shotgun sequence, one genomic interval encodes:
- the LOC128182244 gene encoding uncharacterized protein LOC128182244, producing the protein MSSVRTITPALGVVQILFGTMSKTSVSYILILKNPGCQTGYLGPNCAKVCSPPNYGKRCQFTCTCKGAETCHPSFGCVLPTTTITIPTTATSVKTTTEENKERTRNVGTTKSGITAAFVTRETTVTANVAIDIIFTSSLQNQKFMETSNLHNDTSYIDTSILVGILMLCGLFVVLFAVFVGTQIRNKCFKRNNSTSQSSYGVYLKPYNLYNADQSLESEILPQVNINLRNTDSLYTVVDNYHVHASNKLIDPHPCQSNINVNLQAEETSEHNKTWPKYIEVVASPTNSTCCDPGAEFSSATYVPMT; encoded by the exons ATGAGCAGTGTCCGCACAA TTACCCCAGCTTTAGGTGTTGTCCAGATTCTGTTTGGGACGATGAGCAAAACAAGTGTGTCG TACATTCTGATTTTGAAAAATCCAGGTTGCCAAACAGGATATCTTGGTCCAAACTGCGCCAAAGTGTGTAGTCCTCCAAATTACGGGAAAAGATGTCAGTTCACGTGTACCTGTAAAGGAGCTGAAACATGTCACCCATCATTCGGTTGTGTCTTACCGACAACAACAATAACAATACCAACAACAGCTACCTCTGTAAAAACAACAACTGAAG AAAACAAAGAAAGGACAAGAAATGTCGGAACAACAAAATCTGGAATAACAGCAGCGTTTGTTACAAGAGAAACAACAGTTACAGCAAATGTAGCCATAGACATAATCTTTACTTCAAGTCTGCAAAATCAGAAGTTCATGGAAACCAGTAATTTACATAATGATACCTCCTACATAGATACTTCAATTTTGGTTGGAATATTGATGCTCTGTGGTTTGTTCGTCGTATTGTTTGCTGTTTTTGTTGGAACACAGATTCGAAACAAATGCTTTAAGAGAAACAATTCAACATCTCAAAGCAGTTATGGAGTATATTTAAAACCGTATAACCTTTACAATGCAGACCAATCGTTGGAGTCAGAAATTTTGCCTCAGGTAAACATCAATCTTCGAAACACGGATTCTCTTTATACTGTTGTTGATAATTATCATGTTCATGCCTCTAACAAACTAATTGATCCACATCCGTGTCAATCAAACATCAACGTTAATTTACAGGCGGAAGAGACATCAGAACACAACAAAACATGGCCAAAGTACATTGAGGTTGTTGCTTCACCGACGAATAGCACCTGCTGTGATCCTGGGGCCGAGTTCTCATCGGCTACATATGTTCCTATGACCTAA